From the Musa acuminata AAA Group cultivar baxijiao chromosome BXJ3-7, Cavendish_Baxijiao_AAA, whole genome shotgun sequence genome, one window contains:
- the LOC103990941 gene encoding protein ETHYLENE-INSENSITIVE 2 isoform X1: protein METAGHVASNLFPSLGPALMISMGYIDLGKWVAAVEGGARFGYDLVFLVLFFNLTAIFCQYLATCVGMVTQKNLAQICSEEYCRSACIALGVQAALSMITSELTMILGIAYGINLLTSVDLWACICLAAVGAVFLPFITLLGKRLNEEIYIIIAGFSLLFYVLGVLISQPEIPLVMDVIFPKLSGDNSYLLMALLGSNIMAHNFYIQSSIVQRQRVLPNATMGALFHDHFFAIVFIFTSIFLVNYVLINSAAAFFNSTDIVFSFQDVSLLIDQVFGTPIAPIAIFLVLLFSSQITSLTWNIGGRLILQYLFGANLSSWVHHFFVKALSVVPALCCATCAGSEGIYQLLIFCQIIQAMLLPSSVIPLFRVASSRSLMRAFKISWHMEILALFAFFGMLASNVIFITEMLFGNSSWINNLGGTMGTTARVPYAVILLLACTSIVFMLYLAVTPLKSVSDGPENEIWTSHTWKYQHELSEVREDDDQDKIASDEDQMFPAEPTLENSTESHHDKSVIEVNLLQSGTTMDPEDEHYQSHNSNDNGPCTSPVYSTVEPIPINEVDLETVDKLSAGNSSDPSVLKRVDQMEPVQKDLALEGDNYTDKDSEGTLELEESLREPMSATATEDSGSVHCVKVQGFDGGNGSGSLSKLSGLGRAARRQLAAILDEFWGYLFDFHGKLTQEAMVKKFDVLLGMDTKAVNFSVKMDAVTESSNSFFKDTDRATIFPANSIEYNSPNGRNLSSLEFLYGAKMGMTSWSHDMHLSNTPLQSSSSSLLEPVQKTYSSLHLPQYSDNRDYQPATIHGYQIASNVKGIGAGRSPYSSYASLDPPTTIKSAVPFVPSLRDSVSYAHRQAGLNSLRTSGLHNPTVSRASGVQIEAPYYDHGFVESIESVDSSSYAKKYHSSPDISALIAASRNALMNEMKWGEPIGPKPFLGRMTSGQSQFNPLSKTGFPLAFDEISPPKLHEDVFSLQSNLNQSAKSLWSRQPFEQLFGVMNREQSRGDESLNDRMRIASRETLSYSELEAKLLQALQFCIVKLLNLEGSDWLFRQNGGCDEELVNQVVLNVKTLRESGTHEINQLYSSEIQYLSSVRKPILVQKNEDADSAFPLSLPNCGESCIWRASLVVSFGVWCVRRILELSLVESRPELWGKYTYVLNRLQGILDLAFLKPRRPLANCLCFEEQLKDMKTFNCSLPNISYKIGKPIKGSFTTANMILDIIKDVEIAVAGRKGRTGTAAGDIAFPKGKENLASVLKRYKRRLSNKFPGAHEGTSARKTPANSLVL from the exons ATGGAAACAGCTGGACACGTAGCATCTAATCTTTTCCCTTCTCTTGGTCCTGCACTTATGATATCTATGGGATATATTGACCTTGGAAAGTGGGTGGCAGCTGTGGAGGGCGGGGCCCGATTTGGATATGATCTTGTGTTCTTAGTACTCTTCTTCAATTTAACTGCAATTTTTTGCCAGTACCTTGCGACATGTGTTGGCATGGTCACACAAAAGAATCTTGCCCAG ATTTGCAGCGAGGAATATTGCAGATCGGCATGCATAGCATTGGGAGTTCAAGCAGCATTATCCATGATTACTTCTGAACTTACTATG ATACTGGGAATTGCATATGGGATCAATCTTTTAACCAGTGTTGACTTATGGGCGTGCATCTGTTTAGCTGCAGTCGGTGCTGTTTTCCTGCCATTTATCACCTTGTTG GGGAAAAGGTTGAATGAAGAAATATACATAATCATAGCAGGGTTTTCTTTGCTATTTTATGTACTTGGTGTACTAATTAGTCAACCAGAAATCCCTCTTGTTATGGATGTGATTTTTCCCAAGCTGAGTGGCGACAATTCCTACTTGCTTATGGCTCTTCTTGGTTCAAATATAATGGCACATAACTTCTATATCCAATCTTCAATTGTCCAG CGGCAGAGAGTACTTCCAAATGCTACAATGGGTGCCTTATTTCATGACCATTTTTTCGCGATCGTGTTCATTTTTACCAGCATCTTTCTGGTGAATTATGTCCTGATCAACTCAGCAGCAGCATTTTTTAACAGTACAGATATTGTGTTCAGTTTTCAAGATGTTTCTTTGCTGATAGACCAG GTTTTTGGGACTCCTATTGCCCCTATCGCAATTTTTCTGGTCCTCCTCTTCTCTAGTCAGATTACTTCTCTAACTTGGAATATTGGAGGGCGACTGATCTTGCAATATCTTTTTGGTGCAAACCTCTCATCGTGGGTTCATCATTTCTTTGTTAAAGCTCTTTCCGTTGTTCCAGCTCTCTGCTGCGCAACATGTGCAGGTTCTGAAGGGATATATCAGTTGCTTATTTTCTGTCAAATCATACAGGCTATGCTTCTTCCATCTTCCGTGATTCCCCTTTTTAGAGTCGCATCATCAAGATCACTAATGAGAGCCTTTAAAATCTCATGGCATATGGAAATCTTGGCTCTGTTCGCATTTTTTGGAATGCTTGCATCAAATGTCATCTTTATAACAGAAATGTTATTTGGAAATAGTAGTTGGATCAACAACCTTGGAGGAACTATGGGAACCACTGCAAGAGTCCCATATGctgttattcttcttcttgcctgTACATCAATAGTTTTCATGCTGTATTTGGCAGTTACACCATTGAAATCCGTGAGTGACGGGCCTGAAAATGAAATATGGACCTCGCATACCTGGAAGTATCAGCACGAGTTGTCTGAGGTAAGGGAAGACGACGATCAGGATAAAATTGCTTCTGATGAAGATCAAATGTTTCCAGCGGAACCTACCTTGGAGAATTCCACAGAGAGCCATCATGATAAATCAGTTATTGAGGTGAATCTTCTGCAGTCTGGTACAACCATGGATCCTGAAGATGAGCATTATCAATCTCACAATTCCAATGACAATGGTCCTTGCACTTCCCCTGTTTATTCTACTGTGGAACCAATACCCATTAATGAAGTTGATTTGGAAACTGTGGATAAGTTGTCTGCTGGTAATTCATCAGATCCCAGTGTATTAAAAAGAGTTGATCAGATGGAACCAGTTCAAAAAGACTTGGCATTAGAAGGGGATAATTACACAGATAAAGATAGTGAAGGGACTTTGGAGCTTGAGGAGTCTCTCAGGGAACCTATGTCAGCAACAGCAACTGAGGATTCAGGATCTGTTCATTGTGTCAAAGTACAAGGTTTTGATGGTGGTAATGGCAGTGGAAGCTTGTCCAAACTGTCTGGATTAGGTCGTGCAGCTCGACGTCAGTTGGCAGCCATCTTGGATGAATTCTGGGGTTACCTTTTTGATTTTCATGGGAAGCTAACACAAGAAGCCATGGTTAAAAAGTTTGATGTTTTATTGGGAATGGATACAAAAGCAGTTAATTTTTCTGTGAAAATGGATGCAGTAACAGAGTCCTCTAATAGTTTCTTTAAAGATACAGATAGGGCAACGATTTTCCCAGCCAATTCAATTGAATATAACTCTCCTAATGGAAGGAACTTGTCCAGTTTAGAGTTCCTTTATGGAGCTAAGATGGGAATGACATCTTGGTCTCACGACATGCATCTATCAAATACTCCTTTGCAAAGCTCGTCTAGCAGCCTACTTGAGCCTGTACAAAAGACTTACTCCAGCTTGCACCTGCCTCAGTATTCTGATAATCGGGATTACCAGCCAGCAACAATACACGGGTACCAGATTGCATCTAATGTAAAAGGAATTGGTGCAGGGAGAAGTCCTTATTCCTCATATGCTTCACTGGACCCTCCAACTACTATCAAATCTGCTGTGCCTTTTGTTCCAAGTCTCAGAGATTCAGTCTCGTATGCACATAGGCAGGCTGGACTGAACTCGCTTAGAACATCTGGTTTGCACAACCCAACAGTGTCTAGAGCAAGCGGAGTGCAAATAGAAGCCCCTTATTATGATCACGGCTTTGTTGAATCTATAGAGAGTGTTGACTCTTCTTCCTATGCAAAGAAATACCATAGCTCTCCAGACATTTCTGCACTTATTGCTGCTAGCAGGAATGCCTTGATGAATGAGATGAAGTGGGGCGAACCTATTGGTCCCAAGCCATTCTTGGGTCGGATGACATCTGGACAGTCACAATTTAACCCTTTATCCAAGACTGGATTTCCTTTGGCATTTGATGAAATTTCTCCACCCAAACTCCATGAGGATGTCTTTTCTCTTCAGTCAAACTTGAACCAAAGTGCTAAGTCTCTTTGGTCCAGACAACCATTCGAACAATTATTTGGTGTGATGAATAGAGAGCAGAGTAGGGGGGATGAATCACTTAATGACAGAATGAGAATTGCTTCTAGAGAAACTCTTTCGTATTCAGAGTTGGAAGCTAAGTTACTCCAAGCTCTCCAATTTTGTATTGTGAAGCTCCTGAACTTGGAGGGATCAGACTGGCTGTTTAGACAAAATGGTGGCTGTGACGAGGAACTTGTTAATCAAGTGGTTTTGAATGTGAAAACATTGCGAGAATCCGGAACTCATGAAATTAATCAGTTGTACTCCAGTGAGATTCAGTACTTGTCTTCAGTTCGAAAGCCTATTTTGGTCCAGAAAAACGAGGATGCAGATTCTGCTTTTCCTTTGTCATTGCCTAATTGTGGTGAGAGTTGTATATGGCGTGCATCCCTGGTTGTGAGTTTTGGAGTTTGGTGTGTTCGGCGCATCTTGGAGCTGTCGCTTGTGGAGAGTCGGCCAGAGCTTTGGGGAAAATACACTTATGTTCTCAACCGCCTTCAG GGAATTCTTGATCTTGCATTCCTGAAGCCCCGGCGTCCCCTTGCCAACTGTTTATGTTTTGAAGAACAACTAAAAGATATGAAGACTTTCAACTGCTCATTGCCAAATATATCATACAAAATTGGAAAACCAATCAAGGGATCCTTTACGACAGCAAATATGATTCTCGATATCATTAAAGATGTTGAAATTGCAGTTGCTGGTCGCAAGGGCCGGACGGGCACTGCAGCAGGGGATATTGCATTTCCGAAAGGGAAAGAAAACTTGGCTTCGGTGTTGAAGCGATACAAGCGTCGGCTCTCAAACAAGTTTCCTGGAGCCCATGAAGGTACTTCAGCTCGCAAGACCCCTGCAAATTCCTTGGTTTTATAG
- the LOC103990941 gene encoding protein ETHYLENE-INSENSITIVE 2 isoform X2, protein METAGHVASNLFPSLGPALMISMGYIDLGKWVAAVEGGARFGYDLVFLVLFFNLTAIFCQYLATCVGMVTQKNLAQICSEEYCRSACIALGVQAALSMITSELTMILGIAYGINLLTSVDLWACICLAAVGAVFLPFITLLGKRLNEEIYIIIAGFSLLFYVLGVLISQPEIPLVMDVIFPKLSGDNSYLLMALLGSNIMAHNFYIQSSIVQRVLPNATMGALFHDHFFAIVFIFTSIFLVNYVLINSAAAFFNSTDIVFSFQDVSLLIDQVFGTPIAPIAIFLVLLFSSQITSLTWNIGGRLILQYLFGANLSSWVHHFFVKALSVVPALCCATCAGSEGIYQLLIFCQIIQAMLLPSSVIPLFRVASSRSLMRAFKISWHMEILALFAFFGMLASNVIFITEMLFGNSSWINNLGGTMGTTARVPYAVILLLACTSIVFMLYLAVTPLKSVSDGPENEIWTSHTWKYQHELSEVREDDDQDKIASDEDQMFPAEPTLENSTESHHDKSVIEVNLLQSGTTMDPEDEHYQSHNSNDNGPCTSPVYSTVEPIPINEVDLETVDKLSAGNSSDPSVLKRVDQMEPVQKDLALEGDNYTDKDSEGTLELEESLREPMSATATEDSGSVHCVKVQGFDGGNGSGSLSKLSGLGRAARRQLAAILDEFWGYLFDFHGKLTQEAMVKKFDVLLGMDTKAVNFSVKMDAVTESSNSFFKDTDRATIFPANSIEYNSPNGRNLSSLEFLYGAKMGMTSWSHDMHLSNTPLQSSSSSLLEPVQKTYSSLHLPQYSDNRDYQPATIHGYQIASNVKGIGAGRSPYSSYASLDPPTTIKSAVPFVPSLRDSVSYAHRQAGLNSLRTSGLHNPTVSRASGVQIEAPYYDHGFVESIESVDSSSYAKKYHSSPDISALIAASRNALMNEMKWGEPIGPKPFLGRMTSGQSQFNPLSKTGFPLAFDEISPPKLHEDVFSLQSNLNQSAKSLWSRQPFEQLFGVMNREQSRGDESLNDRMRIASRETLSYSELEAKLLQALQFCIVKLLNLEGSDWLFRQNGGCDEELVNQVVLNVKTLRESGTHEINQLYSSEIQYLSSVRKPILVQKNEDADSAFPLSLPNCGESCIWRASLVVSFGVWCVRRILELSLVESRPELWGKYTYVLNRLQGILDLAFLKPRRPLANCLCFEEQLKDMKTFNCSLPNISYKIGKPIKGSFTTANMILDIIKDVEIAVAGRKGRTGTAAGDIAFPKGKENLASVLKRYKRRLSNKFPGAHEGTSARKTPANSLVL, encoded by the exons ATGGAAACAGCTGGACACGTAGCATCTAATCTTTTCCCTTCTCTTGGTCCTGCACTTATGATATCTATGGGATATATTGACCTTGGAAAGTGGGTGGCAGCTGTGGAGGGCGGGGCCCGATTTGGATATGATCTTGTGTTCTTAGTACTCTTCTTCAATTTAACTGCAATTTTTTGCCAGTACCTTGCGACATGTGTTGGCATGGTCACACAAAAGAATCTTGCCCAG ATTTGCAGCGAGGAATATTGCAGATCGGCATGCATAGCATTGGGAGTTCAAGCAGCATTATCCATGATTACTTCTGAACTTACTATG ATACTGGGAATTGCATATGGGATCAATCTTTTAACCAGTGTTGACTTATGGGCGTGCATCTGTTTAGCTGCAGTCGGTGCTGTTTTCCTGCCATTTATCACCTTGTTG GGGAAAAGGTTGAATGAAGAAATATACATAATCATAGCAGGGTTTTCTTTGCTATTTTATGTACTTGGTGTACTAATTAGTCAACCAGAAATCCCTCTTGTTATGGATGTGATTTTTCCCAAGCTGAGTGGCGACAATTCCTACTTGCTTATGGCTCTTCTTGGTTCAAATATAATGGCACATAACTTCTATATCCAATCTTCAATTGTCCAG AGAGTACTTCCAAATGCTACAATGGGTGCCTTATTTCATGACCATTTTTTCGCGATCGTGTTCATTTTTACCAGCATCTTTCTGGTGAATTATGTCCTGATCAACTCAGCAGCAGCATTTTTTAACAGTACAGATATTGTGTTCAGTTTTCAAGATGTTTCTTTGCTGATAGACCAG GTTTTTGGGACTCCTATTGCCCCTATCGCAATTTTTCTGGTCCTCCTCTTCTCTAGTCAGATTACTTCTCTAACTTGGAATATTGGAGGGCGACTGATCTTGCAATATCTTTTTGGTGCAAACCTCTCATCGTGGGTTCATCATTTCTTTGTTAAAGCTCTTTCCGTTGTTCCAGCTCTCTGCTGCGCAACATGTGCAGGTTCTGAAGGGATATATCAGTTGCTTATTTTCTGTCAAATCATACAGGCTATGCTTCTTCCATCTTCCGTGATTCCCCTTTTTAGAGTCGCATCATCAAGATCACTAATGAGAGCCTTTAAAATCTCATGGCATATGGAAATCTTGGCTCTGTTCGCATTTTTTGGAATGCTTGCATCAAATGTCATCTTTATAACAGAAATGTTATTTGGAAATAGTAGTTGGATCAACAACCTTGGAGGAACTATGGGAACCACTGCAAGAGTCCCATATGctgttattcttcttcttgcctgTACATCAATAGTTTTCATGCTGTATTTGGCAGTTACACCATTGAAATCCGTGAGTGACGGGCCTGAAAATGAAATATGGACCTCGCATACCTGGAAGTATCAGCACGAGTTGTCTGAGGTAAGGGAAGACGACGATCAGGATAAAATTGCTTCTGATGAAGATCAAATGTTTCCAGCGGAACCTACCTTGGAGAATTCCACAGAGAGCCATCATGATAAATCAGTTATTGAGGTGAATCTTCTGCAGTCTGGTACAACCATGGATCCTGAAGATGAGCATTATCAATCTCACAATTCCAATGACAATGGTCCTTGCACTTCCCCTGTTTATTCTACTGTGGAACCAATACCCATTAATGAAGTTGATTTGGAAACTGTGGATAAGTTGTCTGCTGGTAATTCATCAGATCCCAGTGTATTAAAAAGAGTTGATCAGATGGAACCAGTTCAAAAAGACTTGGCATTAGAAGGGGATAATTACACAGATAAAGATAGTGAAGGGACTTTGGAGCTTGAGGAGTCTCTCAGGGAACCTATGTCAGCAACAGCAACTGAGGATTCAGGATCTGTTCATTGTGTCAAAGTACAAGGTTTTGATGGTGGTAATGGCAGTGGAAGCTTGTCCAAACTGTCTGGATTAGGTCGTGCAGCTCGACGTCAGTTGGCAGCCATCTTGGATGAATTCTGGGGTTACCTTTTTGATTTTCATGGGAAGCTAACACAAGAAGCCATGGTTAAAAAGTTTGATGTTTTATTGGGAATGGATACAAAAGCAGTTAATTTTTCTGTGAAAATGGATGCAGTAACAGAGTCCTCTAATAGTTTCTTTAAAGATACAGATAGGGCAACGATTTTCCCAGCCAATTCAATTGAATATAACTCTCCTAATGGAAGGAACTTGTCCAGTTTAGAGTTCCTTTATGGAGCTAAGATGGGAATGACATCTTGGTCTCACGACATGCATCTATCAAATACTCCTTTGCAAAGCTCGTCTAGCAGCCTACTTGAGCCTGTACAAAAGACTTACTCCAGCTTGCACCTGCCTCAGTATTCTGATAATCGGGATTACCAGCCAGCAACAATACACGGGTACCAGATTGCATCTAATGTAAAAGGAATTGGTGCAGGGAGAAGTCCTTATTCCTCATATGCTTCACTGGACCCTCCAACTACTATCAAATCTGCTGTGCCTTTTGTTCCAAGTCTCAGAGATTCAGTCTCGTATGCACATAGGCAGGCTGGACTGAACTCGCTTAGAACATCTGGTTTGCACAACCCAACAGTGTCTAGAGCAAGCGGAGTGCAAATAGAAGCCCCTTATTATGATCACGGCTTTGTTGAATCTATAGAGAGTGTTGACTCTTCTTCCTATGCAAAGAAATACCATAGCTCTCCAGACATTTCTGCACTTATTGCTGCTAGCAGGAATGCCTTGATGAATGAGATGAAGTGGGGCGAACCTATTGGTCCCAAGCCATTCTTGGGTCGGATGACATCTGGACAGTCACAATTTAACCCTTTATCCAAGACTGGATTTCCTTTGGCATTTGATGAAATTTCTCCACCCAAACTCCATGAGGATGTCTTTTCTCTTCAGTCAAACTTGAACCAAAGTGCTAAGTCTCTTTGGTCCAGACAACCATTCGAACAATTATTTGGTGTGATGAATAGAGAGCAGAGTAGGGGGGATGAATCACTTAATGACAGAATGAGAATTGCTTCTAGAGAAACTCTTTCGTATTCAGAGTTGGAAGCTAAGTTACTCCAAGCTCTCCAATTTTGTATTGTGAAGCTCCTGAACTTGGAGGGATCAGACTGGCTGTTTAGACAAAATGGTGGCTGTGACGAGGAACTTGTTAATCAAGTGGTTTTGAATGTGAAAACATTGCGAGAATCCGGAACTCATGAAATTAATCAGTTGTACTCCAGTGAGATTCAGTACTTGTCTTCAGTTCGAAAGCCTATTTTGGTCCAGAAAAACGAGGATGCAGATTCTGCTTTTCCTTTGTCATTGCCTAATTGTGGTGAGAGTTGTATATGGCGTGCATCCCTGGTTGTGAGTTTTGGAGTTTGGTGTGTTCGGCGCATCTTGGAGCTGTCGCTTGTGGAGAGTCGGCCAGAGCTTTGGGGAAAATACACTTATGTTCTCAACCGCCTTCAG GGAATTCTTGATCTTGCATTCCTGAAGCCCCGGCGTCCCCTTGCCAACTGTTTATGTTTTGAAGAACAACTAAAAGATATGAAGACTTTCAACTGCTCATTGCCAAATATATCATACAAAATTGGAAAACCAATCAAGGGATCCTTTACGACAGCAAATATGATTCTCGATATCATTAAAGATGTTGAAATTGCAGTTGCTGGTCGCAAGGGCCGGACGGGCACTGCAGCAGGGGATATTGCATTTCCGAAAGGGAAAGAAAACTTGGCTTCGGTGTTGAAGCGATACAAGCGTCGGCTCTCAAACAAGTTTCCTGGAGCCCATGAAGGTACTTCAGCTCGCAAGACCCCTGCAAATTCCTTGGTTTTATAG